A single genomic interval of Microbacterium sp. LWO14-1.2 harbors:
- a CDS encoding trypsin-like peptidase domain-containing protein, translating into MNEDTTPDQPAPASHDAVPSAPASSDVDRSTTDAATPTPAGEATPAAAASGIPAAPGRGHEVPPTFTSSQPATPAFDAPTFEAPAAHLGQAPTAPQAPYGAPAPQGPAFQGSSPHGAPTATAPGAAFGIHTAQPVAGSAPEGPAVKTKEKPRAGVKFAAIVVAAALVGGVAGFGGGAILTGISNQNTTGVAQGPETVTVNNPGSVNETTAVATAALPSVVTIEVAGSNEAGSGSGVIISKDGYVLTNTHVVTLGGAVADPTIRVTTSDGRIFSATVVGTDPIYDLAVIKLTDAKDLTPIDFADSSKLNVGDTAVALGAPLGLSNSVTTGIVSALNRSIQIQSSALPDSSSEDAPQEQQSPEEGDGQGPFQFDLPGNGSQQSSESISIAVIQTDAAINHGNSGGALVNSKGELIGINVAIAGSGSSEESGSIGIGFAIPSNIAKRVSEEIIADGAATHGLLGASVRDAASAENASVSGAYIADVTGGGAAAAAGLKADDIVTAFNGVPITSANDLTAQVRAAAAGSDAKVTYIRGGKEYEIDVTLGQLAG; encoded by the coding sequence ATGAACGAAGACACCACCCCCGACCAGCCGGCACCCGCGTCGCACGACGCCGTGCCGTCCGCCCCGGCATCGTCCGACGTCGACCGTTCGACGACGGATGCCGCCACACCGACCCCCGCCGGCGAGGCGACCCCCGCCGCCGCTGCCTCCGGCATCCCCGCCGCTCCGGGCCGCGGCCACGAGGTCCCGCCGACGTTCACGTCGTCGCAGCCTGCGACTCCGGCGTTCGACGCGCCCACGTTCGAGGCACCGGCCGCGCACCTCGGCCAGGCGCCGACCGCACCGCAGGCACCCTACGGGGCACCGGCGCCGCAGGGCCCGGCCTTCCAGGGCTCGTCTCCGCACGGAGCGCCCACCGCGACCGCTCCGGGTGCCGCCTTCGGCATCCACACCGCGCAGCCGGTCGCCGGGTCTGCACCGGAGGGGCCGGCCGTCAAGACCAAGGAGAAGCCGCGCGCAGGCGTCAAGTTCGCCGCGATCGTCGTCGCTGCGGCTCTCGTCGGCGGTGTCGCCGGGTTCGGCGGCGGCGCGATCCTCACCGGCATCTCCAACCAGAACACCACGGGCGTCGCCCAGGGTCCCGAGACCGTCACCGTCAACAACCCCGGATCCGTCAACGAGACGACCGCCGTCGCCACCGCCGCGCTGCCGTCGGTCGTGACCATCGAGGTCGCCGGGTCCAACGAGGCCGGCAGCGGCTCCGGCGTCATCATCAGCAAGGACGGCTACGTCCTCACCAACACGCACGTCGTGACGCTCGGGGGAGCCGTGGCCGACCCGACGATCCGGGTCACCACCTCCGACGGACGCATCTTCTCGGCCACCGTCGTCGGCACCGACCCGATCTACGACCTCGCGGTCATCAAGCTGACCGACGCGAAGGACCTCACCCCGATCGACTTCGCCGACTCGTCCAAGCTCAACGTGGGCGACACCGCTGTGGCGCTCGGCGCGCCGCTCGGCCTGTCGAACTCGGTCACCACCGGTATCGTCAGCGCCCTCAACCGGAGCATCCAGATCCAGTCGTCCGCCCTTCCCGACTCGTCGTCGGAAGACGCGCCGCAGGAGCAGCAGTCGCCCGAGGAGGGCGACGGCCAGGGCCCGTTCCAGTTCGACCTCCCGGGGAACGGCTCGCAGCAGAGCTCGGAGAGCATCTCGATCGCCGTGATCCAGACCGACGCCGCCATCAACCACGGCAACTCGGGCGGTGCTCTGGTCAACAGCAAGGGCGAGCTCATCGGCATCAACGTCGCGATCGCGGGCTCCGGCAGCTCGGAGGAGTCGGGCTCCATCGGCATCGGCTTCGCGATCCCCTCGAACATCGCGAAGCGCGTGTCGGAGGAGATCATCGCCGACGGTGCGGCGACCCACGGCCTGCTCGGGGCATCGGTACGCGACGCCGCCAGTGCGGAGAACGCCTCGGTCTCGGGCGCCTACATCGCCGATGTCACGGGCGGGGGAGCGGCGGCCGCCGCGGGTCTCAAGGCCGACGACATCGTCACCGCCTTCAACGGCGTGCCGATCACGAGCGCCAATGACCTCACCGCCCAGGTCCGTGCCGCGGCCGCGGGCAGCGATGCCAAGGTCACGTACATCCGCGGTGGCAAGGAGTACGAGATCGACGTGACCCTCGGCCAGCTGGCCGGCTGA
- a CDS encoding aminotransferase class I/II-fold pyridoxal phosphate-dependent enzyme codes for MSVIPGAWRRTAAGAGLLAPDGSVAPTIFAEMSAAAARTGAINLGQGFPDEDGPAEVLEAAKAAISRGENQYPPGRGIPDLLAAISEHQRRFYGLEVDPQREVIVTAGATEALTATLLALIDGPDDEVVVFEPYYDSYAAAVALAGARLRTVPLRAPGFQPDLERLARTVTDRTRVILVNDPHNPTGTIFDRDVLTEIVRLAELHDAVIVTDEVYEHLSFRDPHTPIATLPGAAERTLTISSAGKTFSATGWKIGWVHGPAELITAVLTVKQYLTYVNGSPFQPAVAVGLRLGEGFFTDAARTMAHKHEILGAGLRAAGFTVHPPQGGYFTVADASGLGGADAAAFCRALPERAGVVAIPLTAFVSPEHRDDYAGLVRFAACKRVEVLEDAAARLAAGF; via the coding sequence ATGAGTGTCATCCCCGGCGCATGGCGGCGCACGGCAGCAGGAGCCGGACTGCTCGCACCAGACGGTTCCGTCGCACCTACGATCTTCGCAGAGATGTCGGCGGCAGCGGCCCGAACCGGCGCGATCAATCTCGGCCAGGGCTTTCCCGACGAGGACGGTCCGGCCGAGGTGCTCGAGGCGGCCAAGGCCGCGATCTCGCGCGGTGAGAACCAGTACCCGCCTGGCCGCGGCATCCCGGATCTGCTCGCCGCGATCAGCGAGCATCAGCGGCGGTTCTACGGGCTCGAGGTCGACCCCCAGCGCGAGGTCATCGTGACCGCCGGGGCGACCGAGGCTCTCACCGCGACCCTGCTCGCTCTCATCGACGGACCCGACGACGAGGTCGTCGTGTTCGAGCCGTACTACGACTCCTACGCCGCCGCGGTCGCTCTCGCGGGCGCACGACTGCGGACCGTACCCCTCCGCGCACCGGGGTTCCAACCCGATCTGGAGCGACTGGCCCGGACCGTGACCGACCGCACGCGGGTCATCCTCGTCAACGATCCGCACAACCCGACCGGCACGATCTTCGATCGAGACGTGCTGACGGAGATCGTCCGGCTGGCCGAGCTGCACGACGCGGTCATCGTGACGGACGAGGTGTACGAGCACCTGTCGTTCCGTGACCCGCACACCCCGATCGCGACGCTCCCCGGTGCGGCGGAGCGCACCCTCACGATCTCCTCGGCGGGCAAGACCTTCTCGGCGACGGGCTGGAAGATCGGCTGGGTGCACGGACCGGCCGAGCTCATCACGGCCGTCCTCACGGTCAAGCAGTATCTGACCTACGTGAACGGCTCTCCGTTCCAGCCGGCGGTGGCCGTGGGGCTGCGGCTGGGCGAGGGGTTCTTCACGGATGCCGCGCGCACGATGGCCCACAAGCACGAGATCCTCGGCGCCGGATTGCGCGCAGCGGGCTTCACGGTGCACCCGCCCCAGGGCGGCTACTTCACGGTGGCGGACGCCTCGGGGCTCGGCGGAGCGGATGCCGCGGCTTTCTGCCGCGCGCTGCCGGAGCGTGCCGGCGTGGTCGCGATCCCGCTCACGGCGTTCGTCTCCCCGGAGCACCGCGACGACTACGCGGGACTCGTGCGCTTCGCGGCGTGCAAGCGCGTCGAGGTGCTGGAAGACGCCGCGGCCAGACTCGCCGCCGGATTCTGA